One segment of Danio aesculapii chromosome 3, fDanAes4.1, whole genome shotgun sequence DNA contains the following:
- the nme4 gene encoding nucleoside diphosphate kinase, mitochondrial, with product MNMMAVRFALRVHAARAVTRNSTRAPGLGAARSLSSDSDFSGINERTLVAVKPDGVQRRLIGEVIKRFEQRGFRLVGLKMLQAPDKLLAQHYVSLQKKPFYSSLLYYMTSGPIVAMVWEGHNVVKTSRMMVGDTDPAAAAPGTIRGDFSVHISRNVVHASDSVEGAQREISLWFHCSELVDWEGCDHKNIYHL from the exons ATGAATATGATGGCGGTCAGGTTTGCTCTCCGCGTCCACGCAGCGCGAGCGGTCACGCGGAATTCCACGCGCGCCCCGGGTCTCGGAGCCGCGCGCAGCCTCAGCAGTGACTCAG ATTTCTCCGGCATTAATGAACGCACTTTGGTTGCTGTGAAGCCTGACGGTGTTCAGAGGCGTCTGATTGGTGAGGTCATCAAGCGCTTTGAGCAGCGAGGATTCCGATTGGTGGGTCTGAAGATGCTGCAG GCTCCTGACAAGCTTTTAGCGCAGCATTACGTGTCTCTGCAGAAGAAACCCTTTTACTCCAGCCTGCTTTACTACATGACCTCTGGCCCCATAGTCGCCATG GTTTGGGAGGGTCATAATGTGGTGAAGACGTCCCGCATGATGGTGGGAgacacagaccctgcagctgcaGCTCCGGGGACTATCAGAGGAGACTTCAGCGTTCACATCAGCAG AAATGTGGTGCATGCGTCTGATTCAGTGGAGGGAGCGCAGAGGGAGATCTCGCTGTGGTTTCACTGCTCGGAGCTCGTGGACTGGGAGGGATGCGATCACAAAAACATTTACCACCTCTGA